In the Paenibacillus sp. FSL R7-0337 genome, CGCGCGTTCCGGCAGCCAGGTACGGATATAGCTGCCGCCCGGATCATGGGTCTGGGATTGGGTGACCGGATTCATCACCCGGAAATAGGGAGAGGCATCGAAGCCGAGCGAAGAGCTCCACAGCCAGCCGCCACGGTTCTGGGCATTGTCGTAATCGCTTAGCTTCAGCCGGAAATAACGTTCGCCATAGATGAAGGGGCAGCCCAGATTCTTCGTCAGGAACATGGCCGTAATCATTCGCAGCCGGTTAGGCATCCAGCCGGTCTCGTTCAATTGGTGCATAGCCGCGTCAATGACCGGAATGCCGGTCCTGCCCTGAGCCCAGGCCTCGAAGTGCTGTGTCCCCAGCGCAGACAGATCATAGACATTCTCATAGTTGAAGAAATCCTTGTCCAGCCGTGCCTGATATAGATAAAAATCCCTCCAGGCTAACTGTCTCAGCCATTCTTCCCCGAAATCCTCTTCTTCAGTAAGTCTGCTATATAGGGTCCGTGCCGAGATCGCTCCTGTATTCAAATGCCTGCTGATCCGGCTCGTCCGTTCCTGCGCGTAATGATCGCGGCCCACCTTGTAATCATGCAGATCCGCGTGCAGGAAACTCTCAAGCACATGACCCGGGTTCATCTGCTCTGCAGCGGGAGCAAGCGCTGTAAGCTGAGTGGCAATCTCTTCGGGAAGCTGGAAGGCGTCCGCGAGCTGGGGGTGAAGATCAACGGTTCGCAGACGGCTTAGCCCGGCAGAGTAAGGCGGCTGGAACCGCTGCGAGAGGAAAGCGCGCCAGCGGCGGTAGAAGGGAGTGAACACCTTGAACGGCTCACTCCGGCCGCACCAGTCCATGAATTCTTCCAGATCACAGAGCATGCTGTCATGCCGGGCATGGAACCGGAGGTTCAGCGCATGGGCGGTATCCAGCAGCAAACGGTCGCGCTTAAGGGCATAAGGCGTATAGTCCGCATGTAG is a window encoding:
- a CDS encoding deoxyribodipyrimidine photo-lyase, whose translation is MILFIHRKDLRTSDLPAFDAIASAEEDSLHVLILEPFLLRNKRYLEHSGQNFLQHVVRLQQEYTKEGKLLHLLYGEPEVILRRLAQLHPVQEVSLHADYTPYALKRDRLLLDTAHALNLRFHARHDSMLCDLEEFMDWCGRSEPFKVFTPFYRRWRAFLSQRFQPPYSAGLSRLRTVDLHPQLADAFQLPEEIATQLTALAPAAEQMNPGHVLESFLHADLHDYKVGRDHYAQERTSRISRHLNTGAISARTLYSRLTEEEDFGEEWLRQLAWRDFYLYQARLDKDFFNYENVYDLSALGTQHFEAWAQGRTGIPVIDAAMHQLNETGWMPNRLRMITAMFLTKNLGCPFIYGERYFRLKLSDYDNAQNRGGWLWSSSLGFDASPYFRVMNPVTQSQTHDPGGSYIRTWLPERADWSDKDIHLPGEDAIVDLKRSRAYAIEVYKGIMQRREG